The genomic stretch TTAAGAGAAAGAAAAGAGGATCTGAAAATGCTGGCGAAGAATTTTATTGATCTATTTTCAAATAAACTGCATCTGCCTTCTATTCAGGTTTTACCGGAGTATTATAAAGCACTTGAAAAGAATGACTGGAAAGGAAATATCAGAGAACTGAGAAATGCTGTGGAACGCAGCCTGATCCTGATGAATGAGAATATTCTGGATGCAGAAAGCCTTCCTCATTATTCGGAAAAATCTGTTCAGGAAAGTGATTCTTTAAGTATGAGATCACTTGAGAAAATCCACATCCAAAAAGTATTGCAATACACGAAAGGGAATAAGGCAGAAGCGGCCAGACTCCTTGAAATCGGAATTGCTACGCTATATCGCAAACTCGACGAATACGGACTGAAATAAGTCTTTTATCATTTTAATAAAGAGCCTATCATTTTGATAGGCTTTTCTGTTTTTATATAGTTTGTAAAAAGGTGTTAATGTATTGTATACCAATCTGTTGTTTTGTTTGTTTCAGGTTTGGACTTTCTTTTGGCATATAGTCTCTGAATAAAATATTTAAAAATGACAATTTCAAGAAAAACGTTTAAAAAACGGGAGCATTCTACTTTTAGTCTGCTGATTGTATCGTACGTATTGTTTACTCTTTTAACTCTAATAATAAAGATATGATGCTGATAAGTTTAATTCTGCTCTTTGCAGTTTTGTTCTGGCTTTTATATAAATCAGTTGAATTTTTTGATAAGATATAAAATTATGTGGAGTTTATTTTTCCTTTCAATTCTTGCCTTTGTGTATATCTGTTATGTTTTAATGAAACCTGAAAAATTTTAAAAGACGATGAATACAGAAATTTTAGGCATCATAGCCATGTTTACTATCACATTAGTTATCGGAATATTTTTAGGTAAATACATCGCTAATGTTTATGGATACAAGAAAACCTTTTTAGATCCGGTTTTTGAGCCGATTGAAAAGTTTATTTATAAAATATCGGGAATTAATCCTAACCGCCAGATGAACTGGAAGCAGAATATGTATGCGATGCTGGCGATTAATCTGGTTTGGTTTATTATAGGTTTTATCCTCTTACTCACTCAAGCCTGGCTGCCATTAAATCCGGATGGAAACCCGAATATGTCACCGGACCTGGCTTTTAATACCACCATCTCATTTTTAGTAAACTGTAATTTACAGCACTATTCGGGAGAAACGGGAGTAAGTTACCTGAGTCAGCTTTATCTGATGTTTTTACAGTTTGTGACGGCTGCAACGGGAATGGCTGCGATGGCTGTTCTTTTTAAAGCTTTCAAAGAGAAAACAGCTACAGAATTAGGTAACTTTTATGACTATTTTACCAAGTCAATGATTAGAATTTTACTTCCAATCAGCGTATTGGTAGCTTTAATCCTTTCTATCAACGGAAGTCCGATGACTTTTGAAGGAAAAGATCATATTACAACCCTTGAAGGACAGAAAATAGATGTTTCCAGAGGTCCTGTAGCCGCTTTTGTAGCGATTAAACACCTGGGAACCAATGGAGGTGGTTTCTTTGGAGCCAACTCAGCGCATCCGCTTGAAAATCCTAATTATATAACGAATATGACGGAGATGGTCACTCAGATGATTATTCCTTTTGCATTGGTTTTTGCGTTAGGTTTCTATTTAAAGAAAAGAAAATTATCATGGGTGATATTTACCGTGATGACCGTTGGATTCTTAGCCCTTACCATTCCTAATATCCTTAATGAAACTGGTGGAAACCCATTAATTACAAAAATGGGAGCAGACAGCAGTCTTGGAGCGATGGAAGGGAAAGAAATCCGTTTCGGAAGTGCAGCATCAGCGTACTGGAGTATTGCCACTACAGTGATTTCTACCGGTTCTGTAAATTCTATGCATGACAGTACAATGCCTCTTTCAGGGATGAATGAACTTCTTGCTATGATGATTAACTGTTTCTACGGTGGTTGTGGAGTAGGGATATTGAACTACTTTATCTTTATCATTCTCGCGGTTTTTATCAGTGGTCTGATGGTAGGTAGAACCCCAGAATTTATGGGGAAAAAGATCGAAGCCAAGGAGATGAAGATTGCGATGATCGTAGCTTTGTTCCATCCGTTTTTAATTCTTGTTGGAACTGCTTTAACGGCTTATCTGCCGGAGTTTGGAGCTAAAACATTGAATAATCCGGGATTCCATGGTTTCAGTGAAATGCTGTATGAATTTACTTCTTCTTCCGCCAATAACGGATCAGGATTTGAAGGACTGGGAGATAATACCCCTTGGTGGAATATCTCAACAGGAATTGTACTGTTGTTATCAAGATTTATCCCAATTATAGGCCCTGTAGCAATAGCAGGATTATTGGCTCAGAAGAAATTTATCCCGGAAAGTTCAGGAACATTGAAGACAGATACGGCAACATTCGGTTTTATGACATTGGCGGTTATTCTGCTTATTGCAGCGTTGTCTTTCTTCCCTGCACTTACGCTTGGCCCTATTGCGGAACAGATACAATATTTCTCTAAATAAATTGTGAACATTAAAAATTAAAATCAATAGTCAACCATTAAGGAAGCTGAATCGTTTAGGAAACTAGTCTAAAACTTACCGAAACGTTCACAACATAATATTATCCATTTCTAACTCCTATAATTTGGTTTCTCTTGATGGTTATTATTGATTTAATGATATAAACTCTTTCAAAAAAAATGAAAAATCAATCACAAACATTGTTTCAAAGAGATTTGGTAAACGAAGCGATTAAACAGTCTTTCGTAAAACTGAATCCGAAAATTATGTTTAAAAATCCAGTGATGTTCCTGGTGGAGATCGGAACAGTGGTCATGTTTATGGTAAGCATGTTCAGCTTAACTGGTGATAAAACCCAAGGAAGCTTTTCCTATAACTTTTTAGTATTTATTATTTTATTTTTCACTGTTCTGTTTGCGAATTTTGCAGAAGCTATTGCCGAAGCAAGAGGAAAGGCGCAGGCTGATACGCTCAGAAAAACCCGTGAAGAAACTCCTGCCAAATTGGTTGTTGATAACAAGCCCGGATTTCAGGTAGAAACGGCTTTAAAAATGTCTGCTGAAATGCAGCTTGGAGATATTTTTCTTTGCGAAGCCGGAGATCAAATCCCAATGGATGGAGAAATTATTGAAGGATTGGCAACCATTGATGAATCTGCCATTACCGGAGAAAGTGCTCCGGTGATCCGTGAAGCGGGTGGAGATAAAAGCTCAGTAACAGGCGGAACTAAAGTTCTTTCAGACAGAATTAAGGTAAAAGTAACTACTAAACCGGGAGAATCCTTTTTGGATAAAATGATTGCTCTTGTTGAAGGAGCATCAAGACAGAAAACACCTAACGAAATCGCATTAACCATATTATTAGCAGGGTTCACCCTTACTTTTATTATTGTAACCCTAACCTTAAAGCCTTTTGCAGACTACGCGCAGACTCCCATTACCATTGCGGCATTTATATCGCTATTCGTTTGTCTTATTCCAACAACGATTGGAGGCCTGCTTTCTGCAATTGGGATTGCAGGTATGGATAGAGCATTACGAGCCAATGTTATTACAAAAAGTGGAAAAGCAGTAGAAACTGCAGGTGATATTGATGTGTTGTTGCTTGATAAAACAGGAACAATTACTATCGGTAACCGTAAAGCGACTCAATTTCATCCAACAAATGGGATTAAACTTGAAGACTTTATCAAAGCTTCTGCATTGAGTTCTGTAGCAGATGAAACACCGGAAGGAAAATCTATTATAGAGTTGAGCCAGATGAAATCAGAAGATCTGTTAGTTCCTAATCCAACATATATCAACTTTACTGCTGAAACCAGAACTTCAGGAATTGATTTTGAAGAGACCAGAATCCGAAAAGGAGCTTACGATACGATAAAAAAACTAACTGAAAAAGCCGGGAATCTTTTCCCACAGGAAACACAGGATGCTGTTACCAAAATTTCTGAAAACGGTGGAACTCCTTTGGTAGTATCCGTT from Chryseobacterium indologenes encodes the following:
- the kdpA gene encoding potassium-transporting ATPase subunit KdpA, with product MNTEILGIIAMFTITLVIGIFLGKYIANVYGYKKTFLDPVFEPIEKFIYKISGINPNRQMNWKQNMYAMLAINLVWFIIGFILLLTQAWLPLNPDGNPNMSPDLAFNTTISFLVNCNLQHYSGETGVSYLSQLYLMFLQFVTAATGMAAMAVLFKAFKEKTATELGNFYDYFTKSMIRILLPISVLVALILSINGSPMTFEGKDHITTLEGQKIDVSRGPVAAFVAIKHLGTNGGGFFGANSAHPLENPNYITNMTEMVTQMIIPFALVFALGFYLKKRKLSWVIFTVMTVGFLALTIPNILNETGGNPLITKMGADSSLGAMEGKEIRFGSAASAYWSIATTVISTGSVNSMHDSTMPLSGMNELLAMMINCFYGGCGVGILNYFIFIILAVFISGLMVGRTPEFMGKKIEAKEMKIAMIVALFHPFLILVGTALTAYLPEFGAKTLNNPGFHGFSEMLYEFTSSSANNGSGFEGLGDNTPWWNISTGIVLLLSRFIPIIGPVAIAGLLAQKKFIPESSGTLKTDTATFGFMTLAVILLIAALSFFPALTLGPIAEQIQYFSK
- the kdpB gene encoding potassium-transporting ATPase subunit KdpB, translating into MKNQSQTLFQRDLVNEAIKQSFVKLNPKIMFKNPVMFLVEIGTVVMFMVSMFSLTGDKTQGSFSYNFLVFIILFFTVLFANFAEAIAEARGKAQADTLRKTREETPAKLVVDNKPGFQVETALKMSAEMQLGDIFLCEAGDQIPMDGEIIEGLATIDESAITGESAPVIREAGGDKSSVTGGTKVLSDRIKVKVTTKPGESFLDKMIALVEGASRQKTPNEIALTILLAGFTLTFIIVTLTLKPFADYAQTPITIAAFISLFVCLIPTTIGGLLSAIGIAGMDRALRANVITKSGKAVETAGDIDVLLLDKTGTITIGNRKATQFHPTNGIKLEDFIKASALSSVADETPEGKSIIELSQMKSEDLLVPNPTYINFTAETRTSGIDFEETRIRKGAYDTIKKLTEKAGNLFPQETQDAVTKISENGGTPLVVSVNEKVWGVIELQDIIKTGIQERFQRLRKMGVKTVMVTGDNPLTAKFIAEKAGVDDFIAEAKPEDKMNYIKKEQQEGKLVAMMGDGTNDAPALAQADVGVAMNSGTQAAKEAGNMVDLDNDPTKLIEIVEIGKQLLMTRGTLTTFSIANDVAKYFAIIPALFITFIPSLQKLNIMNLHSPETAILSAVIFNAVIIPFLIPLALKGVAYKPIGASALLRRNLLIYGLGGVIVPFIGIKIIDVVISLFY